In Lachancea thermotolerans CBS 6340 chromosome H complete sequence, a single genomic region encodes these proteins:
- a CDS encoding KLTH0H03740p (similar to uniprot|P53125 Saccharomyces cerevisiae YGL133W ITC1 Component of the ATP-dependent Isw2p-Itc1p chromatin remodeling complex required for repression of a-specific genes repression of early meiotic genes during mitotic growth and repression of INO1): MVLYKRKPIILPPPRPLPSNINVRVWHINESGEWFTKYTEYLERMDFYMRRQFTCEITGTSCLTFFEALNSEEMQFRAVEEKFPLKLREPVAKFLHFNETRRVDLLVEQVYSRFKKDFYPGERVYLRKKIAAPHTPSPTGQAVEENDKHTPMPLQNLQRPYLVKEKASFNAVVDFATKEEIRSAYSKYMITEEFGSKSLMVDEDEIFRDRCTFTKHLIKCFCKITLRRASTKIGAPLCVKDEYLSMYGLTLDWPPSMLQYKVDTPAEPVVPSDALSSPSAYHGYSYQEEKSGKRPNDQIEGELPGIKRSKSPSVFPTPYDVNEFRETKATYNGPNRALQHAFCYSQNLNRVPLNKPGSRFGKMNKLLEVYQFFQTFSKVLYVSPFCLDAFVFSLKYTDVREMEGVKIQAITNIPGVRENTPEIADTPISEMSEIEKWAEEQIPGICEFLESQKTPLVSYVLRKSRDLNDNFLNDIYSNGTALIIECFVALERLFIDENGEWRCLVMDQWYDSEEEEQPSDSTKSAHDDAHKIDDEGKSIVEKEDEISNPEVDDLLEKCLNYRNVNWSERLSKRQFKNGSWLIILLGIFQDCIHLPMYTEFIQKFVKAIVPPEPTTPNLNKVLWQNFCENLRLEDKLEALWVLVDVASNFSQDIKVFIEDTMEVCVQIRSERLKISKRLKTETANLVDLNVKLKELESSSEKILEITNDEVQAHISAQQEKIDNINKDRETLNQKLIENDIRRLNSLGMDRNGNKYYWQELCGVQRTRGGKDADFGSGRLWVQGTALGDAKRLLHLPSKGASLWKKLLCNSTAGQVVDQLFPGEGPAGNELVPVEYQEDGMVQPNLKHLVEGFSTLSPIQRKILDESIQGLLLGEHAWAYIETPIEINVLITWLTEGGSVDQTLSRQARSIKPALLDTLDQKEKVYKTEQIPENQEALLKRFEESKINETDAQACQGRTVSDHIPDDEKELEAIAEEIMALDDTASKTRTALNRIKELEERRDFLLNKRTFESHATRVQSRAQHQKISQEIEKKLDAQEAALNECWQLPLSSSRAEAMNWKNELALSAWGLSLYAGATGKVKNGNQLSVKQRMADIFSSLLSYGQNDHDNA, encoded by the coding sequence ATGGTGTTATACAAACGGAAACCAATAATACTGCCGCCTCCAAGACCGCTGCCTTCGAATATAAACGTAAGGGTCTGGCACATAAATGAAAGTGGAGAATGGTTCACAAAGTACACAGAGTATCTAGAGAGGATGGATTTTTACATGCGGCGGCAGTTCACATGCGAGATTACCGGAACTTCGTGCCTGACGTTCTTTGAGGCCCTTAACAGCGAGGAGATGCAGTTCCGGGCCGTAGAGGAGAAATTTCCCTTGAAACTGCGAGAGCCCGTGGCCAAATTTCTACACTTCAACGAGACGCGGCGAGTGGATTTGCTCGTCGAACAGGTATATTCCAGGTTCAAAAAAGATTTCTACCCTGGCGAAAGAGTGTACCTTAGAAAGAAGATCGCGGCGCCGCACACGCCGAGTCCCACAGGCCAGGCCGTTGAGGAGAACGACAAACACACACCCATGCCACTACAGAATCTGCAAAGACCGTACCTGGTTAAGGAAAAAGCATCTTTCAATGCTGTTGTTGACTTTGCAACCAAGGAAGAGATACGAAGCGCGTACTCCAAATATATGATTACCGAGGAATTCGGCTCAAAGTCTCTAATGGTGGACGAGGATGAAATATTCAGGGACCGCTGTACCTTCACAAAACATCTAATCAAGTGCTTCTGCAAAATTACATTGCGGCGTGCTTCAACCAAGATTGGCGCTCCTCTATGCGTAAAGGACGAGTACTTATCCATGTACGGACTAACCCTAGATTGGCCGCCATCAATGTTGCAGTACAAAGTCGACACACCCGCTGAACCCGTGGTACCCAGCGACGCGCTATCCTCTCCATCAGCATATCACGGCTACAGctatcaagaagagaagtCTGGAAAACGGCCGAATGATCAAATTGAAGGCGAGCTACCTGGAATAAAGCGATCGAAGTCCCCCAGTGTGTTTCCCACGCCTTATGACGTTAATGAGTTTCGAGAAACAAAGGCTACGTATAACGGACCTAATAGGGCCTTACAGCATGCTTTTTGTTATAGCCAGAATTTAAACCGAGTACCGCTTAATAAACCTGGTAGCAGATTCGGCAAGATgaacaagcttcttgaggtTTACCAGTTCTTTCAGACATTCAGCAAAGTACTTTATGTTTCCCCGTTTTGCCTGGATGCTTTCGTATTTAGCTTGAAATACACGGATGTGCGGGAAATGGAAGGTGTCAAAATCCAAGCTATCACTAATATTCCTGGGGTGAGAGAAAATACCCCCGAAATAGCAGACACTCCAATTAGCGAAATGTCTGAAATAGAGAAATGGGCTGAAGAGCAAATTCCGGGGATTTGCGAATTCCTTGAAAGCCAGAAAACCCCGCTTGTTAGTTAcgttttgagaaagagccGGGATTTAAATGAtaattttttgaatgataTTTATTCAAACGGAACTGCATTAATTATCGAATGTTTTGTGGCTCTCGAGCGATTATTCATAGATGAGAATGGTGAATGGAGATGTCTTGTAATGGATCAATGGTACGAtagcgaagaagaagagcaacCTTCTGATAGTACCAAAAGCGCTCATGACGATGCTCATAAAATAGACGATGAGGGAAAAAGCAtagttgagaaagaagatgaaattaGCAATCCCGAAGTCGACGATTTGCTGGAAAAATGTCTCAATTATCGCAATGTAAATTGGTCTGAGAGACTCAGTAAGAGGCAATTCAAAAACGGATCCTGGTTGATCATTTTACTGggaatttttcaagattgcATACATCTTCCGATGTACACTGAATTCATACAAAAATTTGTTAAGGCAATAGTACCGCCAGAGCCTACTACGCCAAACTTGAACAAAGTTCTGTGGCAAAATTTTTGTGAAAATCTCAGGCTGGAGGATAAATTAGAAGCACTTTGGGTCCTGGTGGATGTGGCCTCAAACTTTTCTCAAGATATAAAGGTGTTCATTGAGGATACAATGGAAGTTTGTGTCCAAATTCGAAGCGAGAGACTCAAAATATCGAAAAGATTGAAAACAGAGACAGCAAATCTCGTAGATCTCAACGTTaagctcaaagaactgGAGAGCTCTAGCGAAAAGATTCTTGAGATTACCAACgacgaagttcaagctcacATATCTGCTCAGCAGGAGAAAATCGAtaacatcaacaaagatAGAGAAACTTTAAATCAGAAGTTAATTGAAAATGATATCCGGAGATTAAATTCCCTAGGAATGGATAGAAACGGCAACAAATACTACTGGCAAGAACTTTGCGGGGTCCAGCGAACAAGGGGAGGAAAAGATGCTGACTTTGGGTCAGGCCGGCTGTGGGTACAAGGCACTGCCCTAGGGGATGCAAAACGATTACTTCATTTGCCTTCTAAGGGCGCTAGTTTGTGGAAAAAACTACTTTGCAACTCGACAGCTGGGCAAGTTGTTGATCAGCTTTTTCCTGGAGAAGGACCTGCCGGTAACGAACTAGTTCCCGTTGAGTATCAGGAGGATGGCATGGTGCAACCAAATCTAAAACACCTGGTGGAAGGCTTCAGCACTTTATCTCCAATTCAGAGAAAAATTCTGGATGAATCTATTCAGGGGCTTCTTTTAGGAGAACACGCGTGGGCTTATATTGAAACGCCGATAGAGATAAATGTGTTGATTACGTGGCTAACAGAAGGTGGAAGCGTTGATCAAACACTATCTAGACAAGCCCGATCCATAAAGCCTGCTTTGCTGGACACCCTTGACCAAAAGGAAAAGGTGTACAAGACGGAGCAGATTCCGGAAAACCAAGAGGCGCTACtaaaaagatttgaagagagCAAAATCAATGAAACCGACGCTCAAGCCTGCCAGGGCAGAACAGTAAGCGATCATATACCAGACGACGAAAAAGAACTGGAAGCTATTGCAGAGGAGATAATGGCTTTAGATGACACGGCATCGAAGACAAGGACTGCATTGAATAGAAttaaagagctggaagaacGCCGTGACTTTTTGCTCAATAAGAGAACATTCGAGAGTCACGCGACAAGAGTACAGTCGAGGGCTCAGCACCAAAAGATATCTCAAGAGATCGAAAAGAAGCTCGATGCTCAAGAAGCGGCTTTGAACGAATGCTGGCAGTTgcctctttcaagctcaagagctgaagCTATGAACTGGAAAAATGAACTAGCTTTAAGTGCTTGGGGATTGTCGTTGTACGCAGGCGCCACAGGGAAAGTGAAAAATGGGAATCAGTTATCTGTCAAGCAAAGGATGGCTGATATTTTCAGTAGTTTACTGAGCTACGGGCAGAATGATCACGATAATGCATGA
- the CBP3 gene encoding Cbp3p (similar to uniprot|P21560 Saccharomyces cerevisiae YPL215W CBP3 protein required for assembly of ubiquinol cytochrome-c reductase complex), with the protein MFRTLFVANKASSCSASTPLKAFRCLARAGYSVKANREEAKELESPEELAQKSKLKAKPIDYSNNAPVNPKKKRPFLSGSKYESRVYQLPKWKEALGEIVIRSFNLDMDKVRAGPVAGSYYYALCKEQGLQFENEPLSTTARFFYEDLKLPRTFSQWFQITILHEWILFVRMRAMPFKYGRNYQQKLVDRTFSDIELRLFDEMNVNSGRIADQYLKDFNSQLRGAVFAYDEGLFTDDSTLAAAIWRNLFGGRKNVDMVHLEATVRYVRAQIYVLSKMSDREFAMGKFKFVSPDETVYRLTAQQEAEMKENVKRKYEEMDRNPDLLPSERSKLSYDN; encoded by the coding sequence ATGTTTCGGACCCTCTTTGTCGCAAACAAGGCGAGCTCTTGCTCTGCTTCAACCCCTTTGAAAGCATTCCGTTGTCTTGCCAGGGCCGGATACAGCGTCAAAGCCAATCGGGAAGAAGCTAAAGAGCTCGAATCTcctgaagagcttgccCAGAAGTCGAAACTTAAAGCTAAGCCTATTGACTATTCTAACAACGCCCCTGTAaatccaaagaaaaaaaggccattTTTATCAGGGTCCAAGTACGAGTCTAGAGTTTATCAGCTTCCAAAATGGAAGGAAGCTCTCGGCGAAATAGTGATCCGCTCTTTTAACTTGGATATGGATAAGGTTAGAGCAGGCCCGGTCGCGGGGTCTTACTACTATGCTCTATGTAAGGAGCAGGGCCttcaatttgaaaatgagcCTCTGTCTACTACGGCAAGGTTTTTTTATGAGGATCTGAAACTTCCCCGCACCTTCTCGCAGTGGTTCCAAATCACCATCTTACACGAATGGATCTTGTTTGTGCGCATGCGCGCAATGCCGTTTAAATATGGAAGAAACTACCAACAAAAGTTGGTAGATAGAACGTTCTCTGATATAGAACTCCGGCTATTTGATGAGATGAACGTCAACTCGGGCAGAATCGCAGACCAATATTTGAAGGACTTCAACTCTCAGCTTCGTGGCGCCGTTTTTGCTTACGATGAGGGCTTATTTACAGACGATTCCACACTCGCAGCTGCCATATGGAGAAATTTATTTGGCGGCCGCAAGAATGTTGACATGGTGCATTTAGAGGCTACAGTGAGATATGTACGTGCCCAGATCTATGTGCTGAGTAAGATGTCCGACAGAGAATTTGCAATGGGTAAATTTAAGTTTGTCTCGCCTGATGAGACTGTTTATCGTCTAACAGCTCAGCAGGAGGCTGAAATGAAGGAAAATGTCAAAAGGAAGTACGAAGAAATGGACCGTAACCCAGATTTACTTCCCAGCGAACGAAGCAAGCTTTCATACGACAACTGA
- the THI6 gene encoding bifunctional hydroxyethylthiazole kinase/thiamine-phosphate diphosphorylase (similar to uniprot|P41835 Saccharomyces cerevisiae YPL214C THI6 bifunctional enzyme with thiamine-phosphate pyrophosphorylase and 4-methyl-5-beta-hydroxyethylthiazole kinase activities) yields MFDKNKVDYSLYLVTDSTMLPPGTTLESQVEAALKNGVTLVQLREKETETKVFIEQALKVQKLCHKFQVPLIINDRVDVALAIDADGVHVGQDDMPIKMVRQLLGPSKIIGWSVGYEHEVEQLAAMGPGAVDYIGLGMVYPTLTKKNPKKAPMGPRGVSKLLDKLQSTNAEWCRTVAIGGLHPDNIPRVLYQIASSDGKRSLDGISVVSDIMASPEAGNAAQTLRALIDQSSFHYAQGLSPCRKDFSSELAKECVQQMTEASPLVQHITNKVHQNFGANVTLALGSSPIMSEVEPEFEELSQISHATLLLNTGTVAPFNTLLQAMCAYNAAKRPIVFDPVGYSATSTRLELNNQLLAYGQFACIKGNVGEILSLADLNKGKMRGVDAGSVGSDISLCVEATKIVAYRYRTIAVCTGQQDIVVDGTCGGTFELSEGSAARASDLPALIVEAGEIPVMGKITASGCSLGSTIACLVGGISDKQHLFHAVTTAVCLYKSAGKIASERCNGSGSFQVELIDALDQLFTKNQPESWVAKVSRI; encoded by the coding sequence ATGTTTGACAAGAATAAAGTCGATTACTCACTTTACCTGGTGACGGATTCGACTATGCTTCCTCCCGGAACGACTCTGGAGTCGCAAGTGGAGGCAGCGTTAAAAAATGGTGTCACTTTGGTGCAACTACGAGAGAAAGAGACTGAGACTAAGGTGTTTATTGAACAGGCGTTGAAAGTGCAAAAGTTGTGCCATAAGTTTCAAGTTCCTCTGATCATCAATGATCGCGTTGATGTGGCACTTGCAATTGATGCTGATGGAGTACATGTCGGGCAGGACGATATGCCAATTAAAATGGTGCGGCAATTACTAGGTCCTAGCAAGATCATTGGCTGGAGTGTCGGGTATGAGCACGAAGTTGAACAGCTTGCTGCAATGGGCCCAGGAGCTGTCGACTACATTGGGCTAGGTATGGTATATCCAACATTAACTAAGAAAAACCCTAAAAAGGCACCCATGGGGCCTAGGGGTGTCTCAAAGCTTCTAGATAAACTGCAAAGCACCAACGCTGAGTGGTGTAGAACAGTTGCTATTGGAGGACTGCACCCTGACAATATTCCGCGTGTGCTCTATCAGATCGCCTCGAGTGACGGTAAGAGAAGTTTGGATGGTATCTCAGTTGTGAGTGATATCATGGCGTCCCCAGAAGCAGGCAACGCAGCTCAAACTCTTAGAGCGTTGATCGACCAGTCAAGTTTCCATTATGCCCAGGGACTTTCTCCTTGTAGGAAGGATTTTAGCTCTGAACTCGCTAAAGAGTGTGTGCAGCAAATGACAGAGGCATCTCCTCTAGTGCAGCATATCACTAACAAGgttcatcaaaattttggagcTAATGTCACTCTAGCACTTGGATCGTCTCCTATCATGTCTGAAGTTGAGCCtgagtttgaagaactttcaCAGATTTCTCACGCAACGCTTTTGTTAAATACAGGTACTGTGGCCCCTTTCAACACCTTGTTGCAAGCAATGTGCGCGTACAATGCTGCAAAGCGGCCGATAGTTTTTGATCCCGTTGGGTACAGTGCAACCTCTACTCGCTTAGAGCTTAACAACCAACTTTTGGCCTATGGTCAATTCGCGTGCATTAAGGGTAACGTGGGTGAGATTTTATCGCTAGCTGATCTTAACAAGGGTAAAATGCGGGGCGTTGACGCCGGCTCTGTTGGTTCGGATATCTCCCTATGTGTTGAGGCTACCAAAATTGTGGCTTATAGATATCGTACAATCGCCGTTTGTACAGGGCAGCAAGACATTGTTGTTGACGGTACTTGCGGAGGTACTTTCGAATTATCAGAAGGCTCGGCCGCACGGGCGTCGGATCTTCCTGCACTTATCGTGGAAGCCGGGGAAATTCCTGTCATGGGCAAAATCACTGCAAGCGGGTGCTCTTTGGGTAGTACAATTGCATGCCTAGTTGGTGGTATTTCGGACAAACAACACTTATTCCATGCGGTTACTACAGCCGTTTGCCTCTACAAATCAGCAGGAAAAATAGCTTCTGAGCGTTGCAATGGAAGTGGCAGTTTTCAAGTTGAACTAATAGATGCTTTGGACCAGTTATTCACTAAGAACCAACCGGAGTCCTGGGTTGCGAAGGTCTCCAGAATTTGA